One Clostridia bacterium DNA segment encodes these proteins:
- a CDS encoding vitamin B12-dependent ribonucleotide reductase — MQLSKNAVKVLERRYLAKDQDGKIIETIDDMFTRVAKTIAKVDKLYDKNADVKKIQQEFYEMMTNLEFLPNSPTLMNAGRKLGQLSACFVLPIEDSMEGIFDAVKNAALIHKSGGGTGFSFSRLRPKGSSVRSTGGVASGPVSFMKVFNSATEAVKQGGTRRGANMGILRVDHPDIIEFIQCKKDNDDITNFNISIGITEEFMDAVEKDEEYRLINPHDKSVAKTLKARDVFDLIVEMAWNNGEPGIIFLDRLNKDNVVPQVGEIESTNPCGEQPLLPYESCNLGSINLSKFVQRMDDDTYQVDYKRLEKVVNNSVHFLDNVIDANKYPLKEIEEMTKSTRKIGLGVMGFADLLFMLNIPYDSQQAVELAEQIMKFISEKSREASHRLAQQRGAFPLFEKSALAKSGKAIRNATTTTIAPTGTISIIAGASSGVEPLFAISFIRNVMDNDELLEVHPFFKETAIKRGFYSDQLMREIADRGSLKDIDGIPEDIKRLFVTSHDITPEYHIKMQAAFQKYTDNAVSKTVNFRKSADREDVKKVYLLAYKLGCKGVTIYRDGSRDSQVLNIGNKDVNIKDKIESSLAEKGVYSPSEIVPRPRPEVTAGITEKVRIGCGNLYITVNYDDRGICEVFTNLGRGGGCPSQSEATSRLVSIALRAGVDVETLIEQLKGIRCATTIRQKGLKVLSCPDAIGRVIEKVVKLKVDEHFEATDVEAINGFSRRQDKKSKMRKTNKCPECNGELEHEGGCVVCRSCGYSKCG; from the coding sequence ATGCAGCTTTCTAAAAATGCCGTAAAAGTGCTAGAAAGAAGATATCTTGCGAAAGATCAAGATGGCAAAATAATTGAAACAATAGATGACATGTTTACAAGAGTTGCAAAAACTATTGCAAAGGTAGATAAACTATATGATAAGAATGCTGATGTAAAAAAGATACAACAGGAATTTTATGAGATGATGACAAATCTAGAATTTTTGCCTAATTCTCCTACTTTAATGAATGCAGGTAGGAAATTAGGTCAATTATCCGCATGTTTTGTGTTGCCGATAGAAGATTCTATGGAAGGAATATTTGACGCAGTAAAGAATGCGGCTTTGATACATAAAAGTGGAGGTGGAACAGGGTTTAGCTTTTCTCGACTGAGACCTAAAGGCTCATCAGTAAGATCTACAGGAGGAGTTGCTAGTGGGCCGGTGAGTTTTATGAAGGTGTTTAATTCGGCTACAGAAGCAGTAAAACAAGGTGGCACAAGGCGAGGTGCAAATATGGGCATACTCCGTGTTGATCATCCTGATATAATTGAGTTTATACAATGTAAAAAAGATAACGATGATATAACTAATTTTAATATAAGCATTGGTATAACAGAGGAGTTTATGGATGCGGTTGAAAAGGATGAAGAATATCGGCTTATAAATCCCCATGATAAAAGTGTAGCAAAAACATTAAAGGCTAGAGATGTATTTGATTTGATAGTAGAAATGGCTTGGAATAATGGGGAGCCGGGTATAATATTTTTGGACAGGCTGAACAAAGACAATGTAGTCCCCCAGGTAGGGGAGATAGAAAGTACTAATCCCTGTGGTGAGCAGCCCCTTCTTCCGTATGAATCATGTAATTTAGGATCCATCAATTTATCAAAGTTTGTTCAAAGGATGGATGATGATACATATCAAGTTGATTACAAAAGGCTAGAGAAAGTTGTAAATAACTCCGTGCATTTTTTAGATAACGTGATAGATGCTAACAAATATCCCTTAAAAGAGATAGAGGAAATGACTAAATCCACGAGAAAGATAGGACTAGGAGTGATGGGATTTGCAGACTTACTATTCATGCTTAATATTCCCTATGATTCTCAACAAGCAGTGGAACTAGCAGAACAAATAATGAAATTCATATCGGAAAAATCCAGGGAAGCATCACATAGATTGGCACAGCAGAGGGGTGCATTTCCTTTATTTGAAAAGAGTGCTTTAGCCAAAAGTGGAAAGGCAATAAGAAACGCTACTACCACAACTATAGCTCCCACAGGTACAATAAGCATTATAGCAGGTGCCAGCAGTGGAGTAGAACCACTATTTGCTATATCTTTCATAAGAAATGTAATGGACAACGACGAGTTGTTAGAGGTTCATCCCTTTTTTAAAGAGACAGCGATAAAGCGGGGGTTTTATTCTGACCAGCTGATGAGAGAAATAGCGGATAGAGGCAGTTTAAAAGATATAGATGGAATACCTGAAGATATCAAGAGACTATTCGTGACGTCCCATGATATAACACCGGAATATCATATAAAGATGCAGGCTGCCTTTCAGAAGTATACAGATAATGCTGTATCTAAGACGGTCAATTTTAGAAAGTCAGCTGACAGGGAAGATGTAAAAAAGGTATATCTTCTTGCATATAAGCTGGGATGTAAGGGAGTAACTATATATAGAGATGGAAGCAGAGATAGCCAAGTATTAAACATAGGCAATAAAGATGTAAATATAAAAGATAAAATTGAATCCAGCCTTGCCGAGAAGGGAGTTTATTCTCCATCTGAAATAGTACCCAGGCCAAGGCCAGAAGTCACAGCAGGTATAACAGAAAAAGTAAGGATTGGTTGTGGTAATTTATACATAACTGTAAATTATGATGATAGGGGCATATGTGAGGTGTTTACCAACTTAGGCAGAGGCGGTGGATGTCCTTCCCAGTCAGAAGCAACTAGCCGATTGGTCTCCATAGCATTGAGAGCTGGAGTAGATGTAGAAACGCTGATCGAGCAATTAAAGGGTATAAGATGTGCCACTACTATCAGGCAAAAAGGATTGAAAGTTTTGTCCTGCCCTGATGCTATAGGAAGAGTGATTGAAAAAGTAGTAAAGTTGAAAGTAGATGAGCACTTTGAAGCCACAGATGTGGAAGCGATAAACGGTTTTAGCAGGAGACAAGACAAAAAAAGCAAGATGCGAAAAACAAATAAATGTCCTGAATGCAATGGTGAATTGGAGCATGAAGGAGGCTGTGTTGTCTGCAGATCCTGTGGATATTCTAAATGTGGGTGA
- a CDS encoding AraC family transcriptional regulator: protein MDYIELDKQLKKLNSMEKKLKGIIANNSPHIADKMIKMQYSCEYPDNDWVINSRNLMEKDQSISIHKHDRFVRFDEHRHDYIEMIYVYSGNIEQTINGRNIKVNSGEIFILDLNVAHAIQPAMEQDIAVNILMRREFFDWMFLGQLSDNDIITDFIVKAIYDKKGHKRYLHFHCSQNEKIQNIMKDLLCEFYSPGVGASSAIQAYMILIFTELLREHKNNMSIKSVDKMNDQVANSINQFIRLHYKNATLKDIAQHFNFSTDYMGRLIKQITGKNFTDLLQKMRLKQAGILLKNSQRAVSDIANEVGYTNISYFYRLFKQEYKMTPDDYRNR, encoded by the coding sequence ATGGATTATATTGAGCTGGACAAGCAGCTTAAAAAATTAAATAGCATGGAAAAAAAACTGAAGGGGATTATTGCAAATAACAGCCCACATATCGCTGATAAGATGATAAAAATGCAGTATTCTTGTGAGTATCCGGACAACGATTGGGTTATAAACAGCAGAAACCTTATGGAAAAGGATCAGAGCATAAGCATACATAAGCATGATCGTTTTGTGAGATTTGATGAACATAGACACGATTATATAGAAATGATATATGTCTACTCGGGGAATATAGAACAGACAATAAATGGGAGAAATATAAAAGTCAATAGTGGGGAGATATTTATATTAGATTTAAATGTGGCCCATGCTATCCAGCCTGCCATGGAACAAGATATTGCAGTTAACATATTGATGAGGAGAGAATTTTTTGATTGGATGTTTTTGGGACAGCTATCAGATAATGATATAATAACCGACTTTATAGTAAAAGCCATTTATGATAAAAAGGGGCATAAACGGTATCTCCATTTTCATTGCTCCCAAAATGAAAAAATACAGAATATAATGAAAGATCTATTATGTGAATTTTATAGCCCGGGTGTCGGAGCCTCGTCAGCCATACAGGCATATATGATATTGATTTTTACTGAATTGCTGAGAGAGCACAAGAATAATATGAGCATTAAATCAGTGGATAAAATGAATGATCAAGTAGCCAACAGTATCAATCAATTCATAAGACTACACTATAAAAATGCTACATTGAAGGATATTGCCCAGCACTTTAATTTTAGTACTGATTATATGGGTAGACTGATAAAACAAATAACAGGCAAAAATTTCACCGATTTGCTACAGAAAATGCGTTTAAAACAGGCTGGTATATTGCTTAAGAATTCTCAACGTGCAGTGAGCGATATTGCAAATGAGGTAGGGTATACTAATATAAGTTATTTTTATAGATTATTCAAACAAGAATATAAAATGACCCCTGATGATTATAGAAACAGATAA
- a CDS encoding DUF362 domain-containing protein, which translates to MKKNDIYVIYGADANSMVKRMLENIEIEDEIPQNALIGIKPNLAVSKPASHGATTHVELIEGIIEHLNSKGFYNIVILEGSWIGDSTSRAFKTCGYELISKKYNVPLYDLQKDNFSTYAVEDLKINVCNKVMELDFLINVPVLKGHCQTGITCALKNLKGCIPDIEKRRFHSLGLHKPIALLNKIIKTDLVIVDGICGDLDFEEGGNPVQMNRIISGLDPVLIDSYAAQLLGFNINEIPYITLAEKAGIGISNFKKSNIIELNKDTCKKNIISSRKAERLTKYIEEKNACSACYGSLIHALHRLNQKGKLLPCTEKLYIGQGFKNIIADGIGIGNCTKRCNQYVPGCPPNAKDIIDFIIKNSS; encoded by the coding sequence ATGAAGAAGAATGATATATATGTAATATATGGAGCTGATGCTAATTCAATGGTGAAAAGAATGCTTGAAAATATAGAGATTGAGGATGAAATACCTCAAAATGCTCTTATAGGCATAAAACCAAACTTAGCGGTTTCAAAGCCAGCATCTCACGGTGCTACAACCCACGTTGAATTGATAGAAGGGATAATAGAACATCTCAACTCAAAAGGATTTTACAATATAGTAATTCTAGAAGGCTCATGGATAGGAGATTCTACATCTAGGGCATTCAAAACTTGTGGATATGAACTAATTTCAAAGAAATACAATGTTCCCCTGTATGACCTTCAAAAAGATAATTTTAGTACATATGCAGTAGAGGACCTAAAGATCAACGTATGCAATAAGGTGATGGAATTAGATTTTCTGATCAACGTACCTGTGCTAAAAGGCCATTGTCAAACAGGAATAACTTGTGCCTTAAAAAATTTAAAAGGCTGCATACCTGACATAGAAAAGAGAAGATTCCATTCCCTGGGACTACATAAACCCATTGCCCTTTTAAATAAAATAATAAAAACAGATTTGGTAATAGTGGATGGCATCTGCGGAGATTTAGACTTCGAAGAAGGGGGAAATCCGGTACAAATGAATCGTATAATTTCAGGTCTAGATCCTGTTCTTATAGATTCATATGCCGCCCAACTTCTGGGTTTTAATATAAATGAAATACCTTATATAACATTAGCTGAAAAAGCAGGAATAGGCATATCAAATTTTAAGAAATCCAATATCATAGAATTGAATAAAGATACTTGCAAAAAGAATATCATATCCTCTAGAAAAGCAGAGAGGCTGACTAAATATATTGAAGAAAAAAATGCCTGCTCCGCATGTTATGGCAGCTTAATACATGCACTACATAGACTAAATCAAAAAGGTAAACTACTGCCTTGTACGGAAAAGCTTTACATAGGACAGGGCTTTAAAAATATAATTGCTGATGGTATAGGTATAGGCAATTGTACAAAAAGGTGTAATCAATATGTCCCTGGCTGTCCTCCAAATGCAAAAGATATCATTGATTTCATTATTAAAAATTCCTCCTAG
- the hydF gene encoding [FeFe] hydrogenase H-cluster maturation GTPase HydF — protein sequence MSMNQTPRSVRKHIAILGRTNAGKSSIINAITEQNIAIVSDVMGTTTDPVYKSIEILPLGPCVIIDTAGLDDRGKLGELRKKKTLEVLNKTDVALIVIDAVEGVTDYDIKIADIISKKNIPFIVVVNKMDVKKISRDELKRIGNMLNAPVIQVSSLTGEGINELREKIASIAPKEEQEQRIVGDLLNPGDFVLLVTPIDQSAPKGRLILPQQQTIRDILDSDAVVLVTKEYGLKDTLKGLGKKPKIVITDSQVFSRVSEDTPEDIMLTSFSILFARYKGDLQQLVKGARAVENLKDGDKILISEACTHHRQEDDIGRVKIPAWITKKTGKKLIFEFSSGSSYTDDITRYSLVVHCAGCMLNRNQMMYRINYAEQQGVPIVNYGVLIAYVHGILDRALQPFI from the coding sequence ATGAGTATGAATCAAACGCCACGGTCGGTTAGAAAACATATCGCTATTTTAGGCAGAACAAACGCAGGTAAGTCCAGTATAATAAATGCAATTACAGAACAAAATATAGCGATAGTATCGGATGTAATGGGTACTACCACTGACCCGGTATATAAATCCATAGAGATACTCCCGCTAGGGCCTTGTGTTATAATAGATACTGCCGGATTAGATGACCGAGGAAAGTTGGGAGAATTAAGGAAGAAAAAAACTTTAGAAGTTCTTAATAAAACCGATGTTGCCCTTATAGTGATCGATGCTGTTGAAGGGGTTACAGACTATGATATAAAGATAGCGGACATAATCAGCAAGAAAAACATACCTTTTATAGTTGTAGTCAATAAGATGGATGTAAAAAAAATAAGCCGGGATGAGCTGAAACGGATCGGCAATATGCTTAATGCCCCGGTTATTCAGGTATCATCGCTTACTGGGGAAGGAATAAATGAATTAAGGGAAAAGATTGCATCTATTGCACCAAAAGAAGAGCAAGAACAAAGGATAGTAGGGGATCTTTTGAATCCAGGGGATTTTGTACTACTTGTGACCCCTATAGATCAATCTGCACCTAAAGGAAGATTGATACTTCCTCAACAACAGACCATAAGGGATATATTGGATAGCGATGCAGTTGTATTGGTAACCAAAGAATATGGATTAAAAGATACTCTTAAAGGATTAGGGAAAAAGCCCAAAATAGTGATAACCGATTCACAGGTTTTTTCAAGAGTGTCAGAGGATACTCCGGAAGATATTATGCTTACCTCTTTTTCTATATTATTTGCAAGATATAAAGGTGATTTACAGCAGTTGGTAAAAGGAGCAAGGGCTGTAGAAAATTTAAAGGATGGGGATAAAATACTGATTTCAGAAGCATGTACCCATCATAGGCAGGAGGACGATATAGGCAGAGTCAAAATTCCAGCCTGGATTACAAAAAAGACCGGTAAAAAGCTGATATTTGAATTTAGCTCGGGCAGTTCATATACAGATGATATAACTAGATATTCTCTTGTTGTGCATTGTGCAGGATGTATGTTAAATAGAAATCAGATGATGTATAGAATAAATTATGCTGAACAGCAGGGTGTCCCTATAGTAAATTATGGAGTGCTTATTGCTTATGTTCATGGGATACTGGACAGAGCTTTACAGCCGTTTATTTGA
- the rhaA gene encoding L-rhamnose isomerase has product MSYKNKKRIEQAYDIAREMYGEWGIDTDDVLKALKQIAISIHCWQGDDVGGFENPDGDLTGGIQATGDYPGKAKTPEQLRQDIEKALSMIPGKHRVNIHAIYAETGGKKVERDELEPEHFSGWVEWAKQNELGLDFNPTLFSHPLAADGFTLSHHESKIRQFWIDHCKACRRIAEYFGKELGSPAVTNVWIPDGYKDIPVDRFSPRQRLKESLDEIFSDNISSEHNLDAIESKLFGIGSESYVVGSHEFYMGYAIENNKLLCLDSGHFHPTEVISNKISSVLLFIDELLLHVSRPVRWDSDHVVILDDELQAIAQELVRGDFLNRTHIGLDFFDASINRVSAWIIGTRNMIKALLIAMLEPTERLKQYEIEGDFTSRLALLEEFKSYPWAAVWDYYCYSEGVPVGKEWLDEVKRYEADVLLKR; this is encoded by the coding sequence ATGAGTTACAAGAATAAAAAAAGAATAGAGCAAGCTTATGATATTGCCAGAGAAATGTATGGGGAATGGGGAATTGATACTGATGATGTACTCAAGGCGTTGAAGCAGATAGCTATTTCAATTCATTGCTGGCAAGGCGATGATGTGGGTGGATTTGAGAATCCAGATGGGGATCTGACAGGAGGCATTCAGGCTACCGGAGATTACCCCGGGAAAGCTAAAACTCCCGAGCAATTGAGGCAGGATATAGAAAAAGCCCTTTCCATGATACCAGGGAAGCATAGGGTGAACATACATGCTATATATGCTGAAACTGGTGGGAAAAAAGTGGAGAGAGATGAGCTAGAGCCTGAACATTTTAGTGGATGGGTAGAATGGGCAAAACAAAATGAACTGGGACTAGATTTTAATCCAACTCTATTTTCTCATCCTTTAGCTGCTGATGGCTTTACATTGAGCCATCATGAGAGCAAGATCAGACAGTTCTGGATAGATCACTGTAAAGCCTGTAGGAGAATAGCTGAATATTTTGGTAAAGAGTTAGGTTCTCCGGCTGTCACCAATGTATGGATACCTGACGGATACAAGGATATTCCGGTGGATAGGTTTTCGCCTAGACAAAGGCTTAAGGAATCATTAGATGAGATATTCAGCGATAACATATCTTCAGAACATAACCTAGATGCCATAGAAAGCAAGCTCTTCGGCATAGGTTCAGAGAGCTATGTGGTAGGATCACACGAATTTTATATGGGTTATGCTATAGAGAATAATAAATTGTTATGTCTGGATTCAGGACACTTTCATCCCACTGAGGTGATTTCAAACAAGATATCGTCAGTGCTGCTGTTCATTGATGAGCTGCTTCTCCATGTGAGCAGGCCTGTTAGATGGGATAGTGATCATGTGGTGATTTTGGATGATGAGTTGCAAGCCATAGCTCAGGAGTTGGTCAGGGGAGATTTTTTGAATAGAACTCATATAGGACTGGATTTTTTCGATGCAAGTATAAACAGAGTCTCGGCCTGGATAATAGGCACTAGAAATATGATAAAAGCACTTTTGATAGCCATGTTGGAACCTACTGAAAGATTGAAACAATATGAGATAGAAGGTGACTTTACGTCCAGACTTGCGTTGTTGGAAGAATTCAAGTCATATCCTTGGGCTGCTGTATGGGATTATTATTGCTATAGTGAAGGCGTGCCTGTCGGTAAAGAATGGCTGGACGAGGTAAAAAGATATGAAGCAGATGTATTGCTAAAAAGATGA